CTCCCTCTGCCTCTTGGGGTCTATGAAACGGTGGATCTGGATACACCGGAAGACTGGGCTTTTGCAGAGGAGCTGTATTGCTTGAGGAATCGTTTTTCTGGTCTGGAATCCTAGTTGCCCAGCACTTTTCTAGAGAGGGATGTGAAACGGATGGCAGCGTACCGTACGGAACAGGAAAAGTTTTGGGCTGAGACCTTCGGTGATGGTTATGTGGATCGCAACTGTGACCCCCTCCACTTGGCCCGGTTGCTTCCTTTTTGGGCCCAAGTCCTGAGGGGGACGGGGCCGTTGGGATCCGTCCTGGAGCTGGGAGCGAACATCGGGCTGAATCTGCGGGCTTTGGATGCTCTTGTGCCAGGCATGGACCTCCATGGAGTGGAGATCAATGGGCGGGCTGCGGAACTGTTGAAAGAGTGGGGACGGGCAGAGGTTCATGCCCTTTCGATTCTCGATTTTCGCCCTCAGCGGACATGGGATTTGGTGTTCACGAGAGGAGTTCTGATCCACCTGAACCCTCAGGTGCTGGGGGGGGTTTACGATCTGATGGCCTCCGCATCGGCGAAGTATGTCCTCATGGCGGAGTACTACAACCCCTGTCCGGTGGAGATTCCCTACCGAGGACAGGAGGGGTTTCTCTTTAAACGGGATTTTGCGGGAGAGTTTTTGGAGGTCCACCAAGAGTATCGATTGGTTGATTATGGATTTGTCTATCATCGCGATGTTCTTTTCCCACAGGATGACATCAATTGGTTCTTGATGGAAAGAAAGGAGAGGTAAAACAATGAAGTATTGCAAGCGTTGTGTCATGCCGGACACGCGCCCGGACTTGTCCCTGGATGAGGAAGGGGTGTGTAGCGCCTGCCGTAGCTACGAGAGGCGCACGGAAGTGGACTGGGATGCCCGGAGGAAAGAACTGGAGGAGCTGTTGGAGCGTTATCGTTCCCGCAACGGTACGTCCTGGGATTGCATCGTCCCCGTAAGCGGCGGGAAGGACAGCACCTACCAGGTGGTGCGGATGCTTCAGATGGGACTCAATCCTCTCTGTGTCACCGCCACGACCTGTGATCTCTCAGACATAGGGCGACGGAACATTGAGAACCTGAAGAACCTTGGGGTGGATTATGTGGAATTCACTACCAACAGGGAAATCCGCCGTCGCCTAAATCGCATCGGGCTCTTACGGGTGGGGGATATTTCCTGGCCGGAACATGCCTCGATTTTCACCATCCCCGTAAGGGCGGCGGTCCAGTTTGGTGTCCCCCTCATCGTCTGGGGAGAGAACTCGCAAAACGAGTATGGAGGTCCCGCCGCAGCATCGGAAAACAACGTGCTCACTCGGAAATGGCTGGAGCGCTTTGGCGGACTGCTGGGGCTTACGATTTCCGATCTGATCGGCACGGAGGGGCTGGAGGCCAAACACCTGATTCCCTATACCTACCCGAGCGACGAAGAAATGGCCCGTGTCGGGGTGACGGGTATTTTTCTGGGGCATTACATCCCTTGGGACGGATACTCCAATGCCCTCATCTCTCAGGCCCACGGTTTGACGACGTATCCCAGCGCTATCGAAGGATCTTGTGTGAACTATGAGAACCTGGACAACTATCAGACTGGAGTCCACGATTATTTTAAATTCCTGAAGTTTGGGTTCGGGCGAACTTCTGATCTAACTTCTCTGCACGTTCGAAGAGGACGCATGACCCGAGAAGATGCCTGCGCCATCGTGCGACGCCTGGACGGAAAATTTCCCTGGAGTTATCTTGGTAAACCCTTGGAGGCCATTCTTGATCCTCTGGAACTGACGGTGGGCGATTTTATAGAACTATGTGATCGTTACACAAATAAGGAGCTCTTTGTCCTGGATTCAAAGGGAGATCTGAAGAAAGATAGAAGGGGAAACCTCATCAAGAAATATGACGCGGAGGATGCTTGTCGCTGATGGAGTGACGGGACTGCTGGAATGAAGCATCACCGGAATCCATGCTGCCGGTCCTTTCGTTTGAGGGCAGGGGAGGTGTGTGCGGGGTGTGTCTGAAGGAATGGGAAGGTATTCGCGAAGGAGCCCCCTGCTTCATCGTCGCCGAGGTGGGGGCGAACCACAACCGGTCCCTGAATCTGGCGAAGGAGCTGGTGGACGCGGCGGCGGAGGCCAAGGCCGACGCGGTGAAGTTCCAGATCTACAGCGCCGAGACGCTCTATTCCCGAAAGACCCCGAAGCATTCGAACTATGCCAAGGATCTCTTCGAGCTGATCCGGGAGATCGAAACCCCTCGGGAGTGGCTGCCGGAGCTTTCGGCCTACGCGGCGTCGAAGGGGCTGGTCTTCTTCGCCACCCCCTTCGATCGGCAGGCGGTGGACGAGCTGGACCAGGTGAGCGATCTGTTCAAGATCGCCTCCTTTGAGCTGGTGGACCTGCCTCTGATCCGGTATTGCGCCTCCAAGGGCAAGCCCCTGATCCTCTCCACGGGGCTGGCGAACCTGGAGGAGATCGAGGATGCCTACCTGGCCTGTCGGGAAGCGGGGAACGAGCAGGTGGCCTTTCTCCAGTGCGCCTCCCTGTACCCTGCCCCGGCGTCCATCATGAACCTCCGAGCCATGGAGACCCTGCGGCGGGCCTTCGGGGTGCCCGTGGGGTTGTCGGACCACACCCGGGGCATCCACGTCTCCGTGGCCGCCGCTGCCCTGGGGGCGCGGATTCTGGAGAAGCACTTCACCCTGGACCGGACCCTGGAGGGGCCGGACCACCCCTTCGCCATCGAGCCTCAGGAGCTGGCGGAGCTGGTGCGACAGGTCCGGGAGGTGGAGGCCGCTTTGGGGGACGGGCGCAAGCTGGGCCCCGCCCCGGAGGAGCGGGAATACTACGAGAAGGCGCGCCGAAGCCTTCACGCCGCGGTCCCCATCCCCCGGGGAACCGTCATCGCCGAGGACATGCTGGTGTCCAAACGGCCGGGCTACGGCATCCGTCCCAAACACCTTCCCCTGGTGGTAGGCCGCACGGCGAAGCAGGACATGGAGGCGGATCAGTGGATCACCTGGGTGGACTTGCAATGAGGAAATTTGTTCTTGCTCTGAATAATAAGATTGGATATGAGTGCGCAAGAGTTATTCTAAATAAAGGTTATTGCCCAGACGCTGTCATATTGCATCCGCGCAACAAGGGTAATTATGTAGATGAGATTTTGAGTATTTTGCCAAATCATGTAAAAATCTGGTTTTGGAGCCATCCGGGTTCGAATGCTTTTTACGAAGAACTATCAGGTGTGAAATGCGAGGTTTTGTTGTCTGTAAATTTTGGATATTTGTTTTCGGGTGAATTTTTATCAAAGTTTGCTTTCCCCTTGAATTTGCACACAAGCCTGTTGCCCTATAACCGCGGGGCAAACCCTAATGTTTGGAGTATTTACGAGGGAACACCGGCAGGGGTAACACTCCATAGAATGACTGAGTCCATTGATGATGGAGAAATTTATTCTCAGATCGACGTGCCTGTAGACCAATGTGATACGGGAAAATCCTTGTATGAAAAGCTCGGAAATGCCTGCAAGATTCTGATCGACGGCGAGATGGAAAACATCCTTTTGGGAAAACTAAAGCCTTTGGTGTCGATGGATAACTCCTTGGGGACATACCATTCGAGGGAAGATTTTCGAAATATGCTTGAAATAGATACAAAGAAAACAGTTGTGGTGGGCGATTTTATTAAGAAACTACGTGCCTTTACTTTTCCGCCATATAAGAATCTGTATTTTCAAGAGAACGGACGCCGGTATTACGTCGAAGTTGTGATATCAGAAGAACCTAAAGAGTGAATGATTTGAAGGGTTTGTGTGGTGTTTTGTTTTTCTGCGAAGGAGGGCCACGGGTTGGGGGGGGGCACCTTTCCCGCTGTGCCGCCCTTGCGGCGGGGTTTGCCCGTCGGGGGATCCCCTGTCGGTTTCGGGTCAATCGGGAGGCCCCGGAGGAGTTCGGCGCCCCGCCTGATACGGTCCAGCGGGTGGAGGACCCGCTGGACCAGTCTGTCTGGCCTGCCTACCCTCCGGGCACCCTGGGGGTGGTGGACAGCTATCGCGTCGATCCTGGTTGGCTCGAAGGGGCGGAGCGGCGGCTGTCCTTCCTGGTGGTGGACGATTCCCGAGCCTTCCCGGTGGAGCGGCATGTCTGGGGGGTGTTGAACTACAACCTCCATGCCTCCGTCCTGGGCTATGAGGAAACGGGAGGCGCACGGCTCCTGGGGCCCCGATATGCCCTCTTGCGTTCCTCCTTCTGGGACCAGGAGAGCTTCTCGGGACAAGGGGTCCTCCTGGTGGCGGGGGCTGCGGACCCCCTGGGGATCACCCCTTCGATCCTGTCCTGGTGGAAGCCCTCCTGGCCCCGGCTTCTGGCGGTGGCGGGACCCCTATGGGCGGCGGAACTGCGGAGCCGGTGCCATGCCCAGATTCTCGGGAGGGAGAATCTTGAAGTGGTGGATTCTCCGCCGGATCTGCCGGAGCGCATGGCCCGGGCGGGGCGGGTGCTCTGCACCTCCAGCGTCACCTGCTATGAGGCCCTGGCGTTGCGCAAGCCCCTGGGGGTCTTCCAGGTGGCGGACAACCAGCTGCCCATCGGCGAGGCCGTGCAGGCCCAGGGGCTGGGAACGAACCTGGGTCCCTGGGGCACCTGGGGACCGGAGGAGCTGGAGGGATGGCTGCGTTCCGATCTTCCCCCTCCCCCCGCCGTGGTGAACCCCCGAGGGGCTCTGGCGGCGGCGGCGGAGCTGGTGAAGGTTCTGTAATGAGTTGCCAGGGGGAGGCTAAGGAGGGGATTCTATGAAACTACTTGGCTGTTCGCTGAAGAACTTTAAGGGCATCCGAGAAAAGACCATCTCGTTTCGGGGTGATCCCCAAGGGGATCCTCGTCCGCTGACTGCTTTTCTAGGGGAGAACGGAACAGGTAAAACCACGGTCCTGCAGGCCATAGCGCTGGTCCTTTCTCTAGCTACCCGTAAGGGAAGGATCCTGCGCGTGGAGGATTTCCCATGGCATGGTTTTTTGCCTGAGCGCTTATCGAGCCTCGGCCCTACGGAAGTGGAGTTGGATGTGGCCTTTGGCGAAGACGAGGTGCGGGCGGTTCGGGAGTTGTACGAACTGACCAGGGGACGTCCGGGACTCACGAGGGAAGAGATCCCCGGTTCCCATGAGGAGGTTCGCTTGGTATTCCGGGAGGGCAAGCTGGAGTCTCCCCAGGGGCCGGATGGGCTGGCGCAGTTTTTGGGACGATATTATATTCAAGTCATGCAGAAGCAAGATCCGGAGCTTCGTAACTTCTACCGGCGCGTAGGGGGGGTTTTCTGGTTCGACCAGTTCCGAAACCTGGTGACTCGTTCCGGGGGAGAGTGGGGAGCTGCAGAACCCGGAGGTTGGTCTGCGGGAGTGGAACGCCTTCGTGAGTACTTGGTGGTCTGGTGGAGTTATCACGTTTCGTCGTTTCCCCATGGAGTAGATTACATTCCTGATCTGGAAAAGGCGTTTCAGAACGTCTTCCCAGATGTGGAGTTTGCAGGAGTTCAGCCTAGAAATGTGGATAGCGGCGGGGGCATCAAGGATTCCTTGTTTTTGCTTCGAAAAAAGCAGCGGGTGTACGACATCGCTGAGATGTCCTCTGGGGAGCAAGGTGTGTTCCCGATTCTTTATGAATTCGTTCGACTGCGCATCGCCAAATCCATCGTTCTCGTGGATGAGTTGGAGATGCATCTGCATCCCTTCCAACAACAGGTTCTTCTTGCTGCCCTGTCTCGTCTAGGCGAGGATTGCCAGTTCGTCCTGACCACCCATTCGCCCTATCTGGAAGAAGTGATCCCCGATTCCTGCGAGGTGCGTTTTGGGGGGGAGAGTTGAGAATGCAAAGGACT
The sequence above is drawn from the Aminomonas paucivorans DSM 12260 genome and encodes:
- a CDS encoding pseudaminic acid biosynthesis-associated methylase → MAAYRTEQEKFWAETFGDGYVDRNCDPLHLARLLPFWAQVLRGTGPLGSVLELGANIGLNLRALDALVPGMDLHGVEINGRAAELLKEWGRAEVHALSILDFRPQRTWDLVFTRGVLIHLNPQVLGGVYDLMASASAKYVLMAEYYNPCPVEIPYRGQEGFLFKRDFAGEFLEVHQEYRLVDYGFVYHRDVLFPQDDINWFLMERKER
- a CDS encoding N-acetyl sugar amidotransferase, producing the protein MKYCKRCVMPDTRPDLSLDEEGVCSACRSYERRTEVDWDARRKELEELLERYRSRNGTSWDCIVPVSGGKDSTYQVVRMLQMGLNPLCVTATTCDLSDIGRRNIENLKNLGVDYVEFTTNREIRRRLNRIGLLRVGDISWPEHASIFTIPVRAAVQFGVPLIVWGENSQNEYGGPAAASENNVLTRKWLERFGGLLGLTISDLIGTEGLEAKHLIPYTYPSDEEMARVGVTGIFLGHYIPWDGYSNALISQAHGLTTYPSAIEGSCVNYENLDNYQTGVHDYFKFLKFGFGRTSDLTSLHVRRGRMTREDACAIVRRLDGKFPWSYLGKPLEAILDPLELTVGDFIELCDRYTNKELFVLDSKGDLKKDRRGNLIKKYDAEDACR
- a CDS encoding N-acetylneuraminate synthase family protein, with amino-acid sequence MCLKEWEGIREGAPCFIVAEVGANHNRSLNLAKELVDAAAEAKADAVKFQIYSAETLYSRKTPKHSNYAKDLFELIREIETPREWLPELSAYAASKGLVFFATPFDRQAVDELDQVSDLFKIASFELVDLPLIRYCASKGKPLILSTGLANLEEIEDAYLACREAGNEQVAFLQCASLYPAPASIMNLRAMETLRRAFGVPVGLSDHTRGIHVSVAAAALGARILEKHFTLDRTLEGPDHPFAIEPQELAELVRQVREVEAALGDGRKLGPAPEEREYYEKARRSLHAAVPIPRGTVIAEDMLVSKRPGYGIRPKHLPLVVGRTAKQDMEADQWITWVDLQ
- a CDS encoding formyltransferase family protein, translated to MDHLGGLAMRKFVLALNNKIGYECARVILNKGYCPDAVILHPRNKGNYVDEILSILPNHVKIWFWSHPGSNAFYEELSGVKCEVLLSVNFGYLFSGEFLSKFAFPLNLHTSLLPYNRGANPNVWSIYEGTPAGVTLHRMTESIDDGEIYSQIDVPVDQCDTGKSLYEKLGNACKILIDGEMENILLGKLKPLVSMDNSLGTYHSREDFRNMLEIDTKKTVVVGDFIKKLRAFTFPPYKNLYFQENGRRYYVEVVISEEPKE
- a CDS encoding AAA family ATPase, yielding MKLLGCSLKNFKGIREKTISFRGDPQGDPRPLTAFLGENGTGKTTVLQAIALVLSLATRKGRILRVEDFPWHGFLPERLSSLGPTEVELDVAFGEDEVRAVRELYELTRGRPGLTREEIPGSHEEVRLVFREGKLESPQGPDGLAQFLGRYYIQVMQKQDPELRNFYRRVGGVFWFDQFRNLVTRSGGEWGAAEPGGWSAGVERLREYLVVWWSYHVSSFPHGVDYIPDLEKAFQNVFPDVEFAGVQPRNVDSGGGIKDSLFLLRKKQRVYDIAEMSSGEQGVFPILYEFVRLRIAKSIVLVDELEMHLHPFQQQVLLAALSRLGEDCQFVLTTHSPYLEEVIPDSCEVRFGGES